Genomic DNA from Cytophagia bacterium CHB2:
CTGCATTCCCGACGGTGAGACGCGCAAAATAGACGCCGGAGGCAGCCGCTTCACCGCTGTGTGTACGGCCATCCCAACGGACTTGGTATTCTCCCGCGGGCTGCACCTTGCTCACCAAACGCGCAATTTGCTTGCCCAGCGAGTCATAGAGATCCAGATAAACCGGAGCGTAATGATCGACACGGTATGAAATGGTGGTGGAGGGATTGAAAGGATTCGGATGGTTTGTCAGGAGGTTGAATTGCAATGGATTTGCCGCTTTGCGTTCGGCAACAGCAGTGCGCGGCGATTTGATTGCTGTTGACAAATTCATGACGCCGGCGATTGCAGCCCAATCGTAAACATGCACAGTTTTGTCCGAGTGTACCGCATAGAACGAGCCGTGCGGGAGGCTTGGCAGCGCTGCCTGAGTTAACGCGACACCGTCTGTTCCGCGGGTTTCTCCGGTAAAATTGCCCAACCATTGCAGCGTTTTGCGGTCAAACACTTCAAATTCAGTTGGGCTGGCATTTTGATCGGTGATGATGAGGTAGCCTGCGCCGTTGCCCAGGTCATAGAGTGCGATGCCCTCTGGATCGATCGTGAACAAGCCCTCGCCAAAGCGTTGCACGAAGTTGCCGGCCAGATCATAAACCATCACATTGCGGGCGTCGCTTTCATCGCAAAGCAGAACGCGGTTATTAACCGCGTCAATCGCGATTGATTCCAGCCCTCCGGCAACATCAAAAAAGAAGGCGCGCTTGCCCACCAGACTTTCGCCTTGCGGGAGAATGTCATAAGCATATACCTGATCCGGCGAGGAGTCGGTTTCGGTAATCCAGGCTTGCAACTGATCGCCCTGCCAATACAACGCAACGCCGTAAGGCTCGGTTAAATCTTCGGCGCCAAAGTGTCCCAAAAATTTCTGCTCCGGCAACGAGAATATTGAAACGCGATGATTGTCGCGCTCGACGATGAATAAGACATCGATGCGCGCGCCGTTGAGCGAAACGCCATAACCCACCGCCACCCCGTTCGGATAGCCGAGTTGTCCTGCACCCGCGCCGCCGCTTCCCAAGCGTCCAATGAATTCTTTGGTGCTGGGATTGTGCATGAGAATGGTGTGATCGCTTTTGTCGGTGGTAAACAACACGCTTTCGACGGGATTGGGAGCAACCCAAATTGCTACGGAGTCGATGGTGCCGTTACCTTCCGGCGGGCTGTCTAATTCATGGAAAAGCGGCACAACCACCGTGCTTGTTCCAAATAAAAATGCTGCCAGTAGATGAGTTTTCATTTGCTAAAAATTTTGGCTTCAGGAAAGTGTGCGTGCATTTGCTCGACAGCGTGCAGCATGAAACTCGATGTGTTTTCTCTCAGCGTATAACCGTCATGCGTTTGGCCTCTGTCCAAACAAGCGCATCGCGATTACGCACTGTCATGCGGCAGAGATATGTGCCTGCCGCAACCAGCGCGCCGGCTTGATCGCGGCCATCCCAGGTCAGGGTGTGGCGTCCGGCAGGCGCAA
This window encodes:
- a CDS encoding phytase; this translates as MKTHLLAAFLFGTSTVVVPLFHELDSPPEGNGTIDSVAIWVAPNPVESVLFTTDKSDHTILMHNPSTKEFIGRLGSGGAGAGQLGYPNGVAVGYGVSLNGARIDVLFIVERDNHRVSIFSLPEQKFLGHFGAEDLTEPYGVALYWQGDQLQAWITETDSSPDQVYAYDILPQGESLVGKRAFFFDVAGGLESIAIDAVNNRVLLCDESDARNVMVYDLAGNFVQRFGEGLFTIDPEGIALYDLGNGAGYLIITDQNASPTEFEVFDRKTLQWLGNFTGETRGTDGVALTQAALPSLPHGSFYAVHSDKTVHVYDWAAIAGVMNLSTAIKSPRTAVAERKAANPLQFNLLTNHPNPFNPSTTISYRVDHYAPVYLDLYDSLGKQIARLVSKVQPAGEYQVRWDGRTHSGEAAASGVYFARLTVGNAVYTHTLLLQK